A DNA window from Jaculus jaculus isolate mJacJac1 chromosome 1, mJacJac1.mat.Y.cur, whole genome shotgun sequence contains the following coding sequences:
- the Pigc gene encoding phosphatidylinositol N-acetylglucosaminyltransferase subunit C, whose amino-acid sequence MYAQPVTKTTKVKWQKVLYEKQPFPDNYVDQRFLEELRKNIYARKYQYWAVVFESSVVIQQLCSVCVFVVIWWYMDEGLLAPHWLFGTGLASSLIGYVLFDLIDGGDGRKKSGRTRWADLKSTLVFITFTYGFSPVLKTLTESVSTDTIYAMSVFMLLGHLIFFDYGANAAIVSSTLSLNMAIFASVCLASRLPRSLHAFIMVTFAIQIFALWPMLQKKLKAYTPRSYVGVTLIFAFSAFGGLLSISGVGAILFALLLISISCLCPYYLIRLQLLKENIHGPWDEAEIKEDLSRFLS is encoded by the coding sequence ATGTATGCTCAACCTGTTACTAAGACCACAAAGGTCAAGTGGCAGAAAGTCTTATATGAAAAGCAACCTTTTCCCGATAATTATGTTGATCAACGGTTCCTGGAAGAACTCCGGAAAAATATCTATGCCAGGAAATATCAATATTGGGCTGTGGTATTTGAATCCAGTGTGGTCATACAACAGCTGTGCAGTGTCTGTGTTTTTGTAGTTATCTGGTGGTATATGGACGAGGGTCTTCTCGCCCCCCACTGGCTCTTTGGAACTGGCCTGGCCTCTTCATTAATTGGGTATGTTTTGTTTGATCTCATTGATGGAGGTGATGGGCGTAAGAAGAGTGGGCGAACCCGGTGGGCTGACCTGAAGAGTACTCTTGTCTTCATTACTTTCACTTACGGCTTTTCACCAGTGTTGAAGACCTTGACAGAATCTGTTAGTACTGACACCATCTATGCCATGTCAGTCTTTATGCTGTTAGGCCATCTTATCTTCTTTGATTATGGTGCCAATGCTGCTATTGTGTCCAGTACACTGTCCTTGAACATGGCCATCTTTGCTTCTGTTTGCCTGGCCTCACGTCTGCCCCGATCCTTGCATGCTTTCATCATGGTGACATTTGCTATCCAGATTTTTGCCCTGTGGCCCATGTTACAGAAGAAACTGAAGGCATATACCCCACGAAGCTATGTAGGAGTCACATTGATTTTCGCATTTTCAGCTTTTGGaggccttctctccattagtggTGTGGGAGCCATACTCTTTGCTCTTTTGCTTATTTCCATCTCATGTCTCTGCCCTTATTACCTCATTCGCCTACAGCTATTGAAGGAAAACATTCATGGGCCTTGGGATGAAGCTGAAATCAAAGAAGACTTGTCCAGGTTCCTCAGCTAA